TTAGCTCATTTTTAATTTCTTCTCAATATCATTTACATAGGCCCTGAACGTCTTATCGGTCTGGATCAGGTCTTCTACTGTCTGACAGGCATAGATTACTGTAGAGTGATCCCTGCCCCCAAAAAACGCACCGATAGTTTTCAATGAAGATTTGGTCATTCCTTTAGATAAGTACATCGAGATCTGACGCGCCTGAACGATTTCCCTCTTACGGGTAGGCGCTTTCAGTAAATGTACAGGAACCTCAAAGTAATCGCAAACCAGCTTCTGGATATAATCCATAGAAACCTCTTTACTGGTATTCTTGATAAAGTTCTTCAACATCGATTTAGCCAATTGCAAATCGATTTCCTTTTTGTTCATTGTGGATTGTGCCAATAGCGAAACCATTGCACCTTCCAGCTCACGAACGTTATTGTCTATATTGTGTGCTACATATTCAACAACCTCATCAGGCAGGTCAATCCCATCAGCATACATTTTCTTTCTCAGAATGGCAATTCTGGTTTCCAGTTCTGGAATCTGAAGATCCGCAGAAAGCCCCCATTTGAAACGGCTTAGCAAACGCTCTTCCAGACCGGTAAGGTCTTTAGGTGATTTATCTGAAGTGATGATGATCTGCTTACCCGACTGGTGTAAGTGGTTGAAAATATGGAAGAAAATATCCTGCGTTTTTTCTTTCCCGGCAAAGTTGTGGATATCATCCATGATGATTACATCCATTGCCTGATAGAAATTCACGAAATCATTGATCGTATTGTTTTTCAATGATTCCACAAACTGCTGACAGAACTTCTCGCAGGAAAGATAGATCACCAGCTTATCAGGAAGGTTTTGTCTGATCTCATTTCCAATCGCCTGTGCAAGGTGGGTCTTACCAAGACCTGAAGCACCATAAATCATTAAAGGGTTAAAGGAGGTTGCTCCTGGTTTTGCGGATACCGCATGTCCTGCCGAACGGGCAAGGCGGTTACAGTCACCCTCAACAAAAGTATCAAAGGTATAATTTGAATTCAGTTGTGGGTCTACATTCATCTTCTTCAATCCCGGAATCACAAATGGGTTCTTAATATCTCTGTTTACATTTACCGGAACAGGCATTGACTGTTTCCTGTTTGTGGAAGACATGCTTCCGTTTGAAGGCATATTAGTGGTGTACGGTAAAGCCCCATTGGTAGACTTATCCACCACAATATTATACTCCAATCTTCCTTCTGTGCCAAGCTGTTGTTTAACAGTCTTGCGCAATAACGCCACATAGTGCTCCTCAAGCCATTCATAAAAGAATAAACTAGGTACCTGTACGGTTAAAACGCTACCATCCAGCTTAAGGGCAGATATCGGCTCGAACCAGGTTTTAAAGCTCTGGGCCGGGATATTATCCTTTATAATTTGGAGACAGTTATTCCATACTTGAGTACAAGTGTTTTGCATAGTTCTTCTTTAATTTTTACGGTTTATAATTTTCAAACAGCGGATGGGCCCGTCGTTTTGGGAGTGCGAAGATCATAAAATTTACCAACATTCGGATGGAAAATCTCACCTTTTTCCTAACTCACTCATTCCTAAATCTATACAGGTGGGATAACTTTTGTTAACTGTGGATAACTCAAAAAATGTGGATTTCGTTGTTGGTAGTACAGGTGTTTTTTGTGTAATTTACATTATTAATCTGACATAAGGCAAGGCAATAAAATAAAGAATAAAAAGAACGGATGGAGCGCTGGAAAATTGGTTTCGCTATGGTTATGGTTCTTTTGTTTTCCAGTTGTGGATTATTTCTCCGCGATAGAAAAACAAATCATGCCGGACTCGAACGAGATGACTTCGGGCTTCCGATCATCCTCTACCCTTCTGCCGATTCTGATTCGAAGAAAATGATACTTATTCTGTCCGGCGACGGAGGCTGGCTGGAATTTGAAGATGAGCTGGCCAGGCAGTTTTCGGAAAAAGGATTTCATACCATAGGCTTCAATTCCAGAAACTTCTTCTGGAGTCAGAAAACTCCGGAAGAACTGACTAAAAAAGTATGGATGCTGCTTCGCTCCTATGGCAGGAAATATAAAGCCCATAAAATTTACCTCTGCGGTTATTCATTTGGTGCCGATGTAGTCCCCTTTATTTACAACCGGCTCCCTGCCCCGGCAAAAAGAAGAATTGCTGGCCTGCAATTACTCTCCCCCTTTGCTTCCTCTGCATTTAAAGTCCATACCTCAGACCTGCTCAACCTGGCCGGAGACGATAAAGCATATAAAGTCATTCCGGAGGTGGAAAAGCTGAATATGCCGGTCAGCTGCTACTATGGTATGGCGGAAAATCCTAAACCCTTACAGGAATTGAAGCTAAAAAATTTCCGGCTCAGGCTACTTCCCGGTGATCACCATTATGAATCCCCTGCTGTTCAAACAATTGTCTCAGATTGCCTGAAATCATTGCCTTAACTTCCTGATTCATTAAAAAATTTAGGTTAAATTTGCAGATATGAGCACTGCGGCCCCTTCCAATGAAATTTTTGACAAAGTCATCTCCTTTATTGAATATACCAATCAAAGTATCTTCCTTACCGGAAAAGCCGGAACGGGAAAAACCACTTTACTCAGAAAGATAAAAGAAACGACCGCAAAAAAGACGGTCATCGTCGCACCAACAGGCGTGGCGGCAATGAATGCCAAAGGAGTCACCATCAACTCCCTGTTTCAGCTTCCTCCGGGATCCTTCTTTCCGGGAGATGTGAGCCTGGCCAGTTTAAGGGCGGGTGTAGTCTCCATCAAAAACCTGCTTACTGAACTCAACTATTCCAGAGAAAGAAAAAGCCTGCTGACAGAACTGGAACTGATGATCATTGATGAGGTTTCTATGGTTCGCTGTGATGTGATTGATGCCGTAGATGCCATCCTCAGGATGGTCAGGAAAAATGATGCCCCCTTTGGAGGTGTTCAACTCCTGCTGATCGGCGATTTGTTCCAGCTCCCACCAGTCACCAAGAGAGAAGACTGGGACCTGTTAAGTAAGGTATACCCCTCTCCTTATTTCTTTGAGGCGACAGTAGTCAAACAACACCCATTGCTCCAGGTCGAGCTGAAAACGGTATTCAGACAAACAGAACCTGAATTCGTTGAGATTCTGAACGACATCAGGAACAACCAGATCGGTGAAGCCAGACTGGCCATCCTGAACCAGCGCTTTGACCCTGATTTCAAACAAGAAGAAGGATCCAATCACATCATCATCACCTCGCACAATGCAGAGGCCAATGCAGTGAATAATGAAAAACTGGATGAGCTGGAAGGACAAGACTATATTTTTGAAGGGCAGGTAGACGGGACACTGAATGTCCAGAACCTTCCTGTAGAACAATCCCTGCGGTTAAAAATAGGGGCTCAGGTGATGTTCATTAAGAATGATACCGGCGAAAATAGAAAATTTTACAATGGTAAGATTGGAAAAATAAAATCCATCGCCGGCGAAGAAATCTACATTTCCTTCCCCGATGAGGAAGACCTTCTGTTAGAAAGGGCTTCCTGGCAATCATTTGAATATAAAGCCAATGAAAACCAGGCTATTGTTCAGCAGCAGGTAGGAGAATTTTATCAGTTCCCGATCAAGCTGGCCTGGGCAGTAACGATTCATAAAAGTCAGGGTTTAACTTTCGACAGTGCGATTATCGATGCGGGTAATTCCTTTGTTTCCGGACAGGTATATGTGGCGCTCAGCAGGGTCCGCACCTTAAACGGACTGATCCTCCGCTCAAAAATCAATAAGGAAAGTCTGCGCTCCAATTTGGAAGTCCTGAACTATATGAATACCGGTAATGAAGGCGCACTCAGCGAACTCTTGTCGTCAGCACAGGAAAGATATATCATTCATTTATTTACCAATGTATTCTCTTTCCAGGAAGTGATAGAGTCTTTGAATACAGTAACTTCAGATCATGAAATCATGAAGTCTAACGACGCCGAACTGAGGTCGGTAATAGGCAACCTAAACCGGTCGGAAGAAGCACTTCAGGATGTTTCCTCACGCTTTCAGTCCCAGCTCCGTCAATTACAGAAAGACAGCGGCCTAAAAGATCATAAAACCATCCATGCCAGAATTGAAGCGGCATTCAATTACTTCTCAAAAGAAATCAACCTTCAGGTGATCAACCCGCTGAATAAACAGATCCGCGGAAAGCCGAAAAGTAAATCTGATCAGAAACTGGTTCATTTGTTCCAGCAACATCGTTTGGCAGCAGAGAATAAGCTGTACAAAATGCGTACTGCTACAGAAATAGCGGCAGAAGCCAGCAATTGGGAAGATCCTCATTTACTCATGAAAAAGATTCATGAGCTCCTGAAAAAGAAAATGAATACCCCCGCAGCGGCTCAGAACGCAACTACGATCCAGCTGTTTTAATTATTCATATTTCAGGGCATCAACAGGATTGGTCATGGCCGCTTTATAGGCCTGCCAGCTTACGGTAAGAATCGTCAGCAACAGCGATAAGAATCCGGTCAGTACAAACAACAAGACCGGCACCTCTATGCGATAGGCGAAACCATTCAGCCATTTGTTCATCAGGATATAAGCGATGATAAAGGCAATGATGTTGGCCACTGCCACCAATGCTACAAACTCTCTGTTCAGGAGCTTTAAGATTCCGGAAGTAGAGGCTCCAAGTACTCTTCGGACTGCAATTTCCCGGGTTCTGACCCTGGCATTGTAGGTCGCTAAGGCAAAGAGGCCAAGCAAAGCAATACAAAGTGTGGCGATGCTAAACACCTGCATCAAGACTCCCTGGCGCTGGTAATCTTTCATATTTTTAGCAAAAGACTCGTCGAGCCAGGTGGACCTGACCGGTAAGCCGGGTTCGATCTTTGTCCAGGCTTCGGTGATCTTTTTTAAAGTTTCCTGAGGATTTTCAGCATGGATGCTTATCAGCAGGTTTCCATATTGATACCAGCGCTGGCTCACAATAAAATGTGATGGTTTTACTTCAGTCTCAAACCCATGGTCATTAAAATCTTTTACTACACCAAGAATCCGGTAGTTTGTCCCTCCACGTTCATAAACAGTTCCAATAGGCTTTTTGAGGCCAAGTGCCTTTACCATCGCTTCATTTACCACTGAGCCTACATGAGTCGTATCTGCCCGAAAAGTGGCATTGGAAAAGGCTCTGCCACTCTTTAGAACAGCACCCAGCGTTTCAAAATAATCAAAACCAATATAATAATCCTGTACCATCAGGTTTTGTCCAAGGTAATTTAAATCCCCCGAACTGCCACCGTTGCCCCAGGGAGAACGACTGGAAAGTGTGACCTGTTTTACCCCTTCAATGCGTTTCAGTCTTTGACGGATTTGTTCAAACTTATCTGCAGGCATTTCTTTGATCCGATCCGTTTGTACATTCACAGACAACACCTGATCCCTTTGTAAGCCAACATCTTTGTTTCGCATGAACTTAAGCTGACTAAACATCACGGCAAAACAGATGATAAAAGTACAGGTAATCACAAACTGCGTAACCACCAGTACCTTTCTGATGAACACACCTCTGGCACTCCGGTCAAAATTGCCCTTCAATACCTTAACCGGTAAAAATCCGGAGAAATAAACTGCCGGATACAAACCGGCACAAAGGGTCACCAGAATAAAGACGACAGTCACTTGCAGAAACAAGAGGAATGCATTCCCGGCACCGAATAAACTGAGCTGGGTACCTAATAAACTATTGAAATAAGGCAACAGCAATTCCACCAGTGTTAATCCTACTAAAAAAGCACAGGTGGTCTGTAAAAACGTCTCAAACAGAAACTGAACCACCAGCATTCTTTTTTCTACACCCAATACCTTCTTCACCCCGATTTCACGGGCGCGTTTTCCGGCATGCGCAATAGCCAGATTGGTGAAATTAATACACGCGATGGCCAATAAAAATATAGCCAGTGCCGACAACACATACATCGTTGTTGTTTTGCTTTTTCCATAGAAAACGGAACTGGTAAACACAGTCCCGACCTGCTCATAGATCAGTTCCGTTTTACTGTCTCTTCCTTCATTCAGGATTGCCTGAGCTTCCGCTATAGTCAGCAATCCTTTAGTATTTATCACCTTATTTGCATTCCTGGCCGACCAGCGTGCTTTGGCATCCATAAACAAACGGGTAAGTTTAGGAAGGGCCACTTTTGGATCTACCCCTTCTTTTAACCGGATGTAAGAATTGTTACTGAAATTGCCCCAATGCTCTTCTGTAGGCATGGGTAAAGGAGTGATCACATCTGCCCAGAAATGAGTCCGGTTCTTTTCATTGTCCCAAACCCCGGTGATCGTATGGATCTCTTTCTTTAAACCCAGCTTTATGGTTTTTCCCAATACCTGTTCAGTCCCAAACAACATCACCGCAGTCTTTTTATTGATCACAACACTCTTAGGCTGATCAAGCGCGGTATTGATATCTCCCTGAAGGAAAGTAAATGGAAAAGTTCTGAAAAAGGTGCTGTCCGCCTGTCTGGCGTTGAGCTCATAATAAAACTGACGGTCATGCTCAATGACTTCATTTCCCCAGCCGGTGATGCTGGCACTCTCTACGTCAGGAGATTTCTCCCTGATCAGTGAAATAAAACTTGCAGGCATGGTTTCCCACCATTCATCTGCAGCACCTACGCGAAAATGTACCCCAACTTTATAAACGTTCTTCAATTTTGGAGACCATTTGTCATACCCTGTTTCATAATTCAGATACAATAAAATCAAAATAAAACCGGCAAGGCCAAATGCTAATCCGGCAATATTGACAAATGAAGCACTTCTGTTTTTCCAGATATTACGGAAGGCAATCTTTAAGTTAAGTTTAAACATCGGATGAAGTATTTATAGATAAACTGGTCAGCAGCCTCATAGAAACCATTTCAATGCCAAATCCTTAAACTATCCGTAAATCCATCGTCAGGTGGATATCCTACGAAAAAAGCGTTCAATATCGAACATAAATTGTTCCATATTGAACGCTTTCCAGTTAGCCTTGCTGTTCTTTCTTTTTAACCATTACGCTTACTCGGTATACGAAAATGCCGCAAATTAAAACCAGGACAGAAACGACCAGACCAAGAGTATCATAATGTTGCAGCGGACTGCTTTTTGTTTCCTGCGTAACGATCAATCCAGCACATAAAGCGGCTATTCCGCCCGCTACCTGCTGCAGAGAAGAGTTGACACTCATAAAAGCTCCTCTGTCTTTCATATCCGGTACACTCATTGTTAAAGTAGTAGCAGGAATCATCCGGCTCATAATTCCCATAAAAAGGATCATATTCAGCACCACCACTTCCCATAGCGGCACCGGACTCAGGTTCGTATAGATCAGGATCAGCACAACTGCCAGAACAGATCCGGCGGAAAAGATCATAAACTTGTCTACTTTATCACTTAATTTACCGATCAAAGGCATGATAATGATAGAAGCAACTCCGGTAAGCATGAAGACTACCGGCAATTCCGCCTGGGTAATTTTAATGTTATTGATCAGATAGGCACTTCCAAAGGGCATCAGCATAAAACCACCTACACTCAGAAAAGCGGTAGCGAGAAATCCGGTTTGATAAGAACGGTTGCTGATGGCATGCCACAGGTGTAGAAAAGCATTTTTATCGGACTGAAGTGCCAGGTGCTGATCAATCGGTTTGACCCTAAACAAAATGGTCAGGCCAATCAGAATCGCGAGGCCTACAATCATAAAGAAAGCCGCGTGCCAGCCCCAGATGTTGGCCAGGTAAAGTCCTACCGGAATTCCAAGCACCTGACTGGCGGCAAAAGCCATTTGTACGAAACCCATTACGCGTCCGCGTTGGTGAATGGCAAAAAGATCGGTTACGATGGTCATAGAAATCGCTCCGATGACTCCACCGAAAAGGCCGGTTACGATTCTCGCGCCAAGCAGCATTTCATAAGTGGTAGACATGGCGCAGCACAGGGTTCCGATGATAAATCCGGTGTAAAAAAACAGTAATAGCTGTTTCCGGTCAAACTTGTCGGCAAAACCGGCTGCCAGGATTCCTGAGGCCCCGGCACTGAAAGCATAGGCAGAAACCACCAGGCCAAAACCTTTTGGTGTAATAGACAATGATTTCATTAGAAAATCGCCAAGCGGTGCAAGCACCATAAAGTCGAGTACAATGGTAAATTGAAGTAAGGCCAGT
This region of Pedobacter steynii genomic DNA includes:
- the dnaA gene encoding chromosomal replication initiator protein DnaA — translated: MQNTCTQVWNNCLQIIKDNIPAQSFKTWFEPISALKLDGSVLTVQVPSLFFYEWLEEHYVALLRKTVKQQLGTEGRLEYNIVVDKSTNGALPYTTNMPSNGSMSSTNRKQSMPVPVNVNRDIKNPFVIPGLKKMNVDPQLNSNYTFDTFVEGDCNRLARSAGHAVSAKPGATSFNPLMIYGASGLGKTHLAQAIGNEIRQNLPDKLVIYLSCEKFCQQFVESLKNNTINDFVNFYQAMDVIIMDDIHNFAGKEKTQDIFFHIFNHLHQSGKQIIITSDKSPKDLTGLEERLLSRFKWGLSADLQIPELETRIAILRKKMYADGIDLPDEVVEYVAHNIDNNVRELEGAMVSLLAQSTMNKKEIDLQLAKSMLKNFIKNTSKEVSMDYIQKLVCDYFEVPVHLLKAPTRKREIVQARQISMYLSKGMTKSSLKTIGAFFGGRDHSTVIYACQTVEDLIQTDKTFRAYVNDIEKKLKMS
- a CDS encoding AcvB/VirJ family lysyl-phosphatidylglycerol hydrolase codes for the protein MERWKIGFAMVMVLLFSSCGLFLRDRKTNHAGLERDDFGLPIILYPSADSDSKKMILILSGDGGWLEFEDELARQFSEKGFHTIGFNSRNFFWSQKTPEELTKKVWMLLRSYGRKYKAHKIYLCGYSFGADVVPFIYNRLPAPAKRRIAGLQLLSPFASSAFKVHTSDLLNLAGDDKAYKVIPEVEKLNMPVSCYYGMAENPKPLQELKLKNFRLRLLPGDHHYESPAVQTIVSDCLKSLP
- a CDS encoding ATP-dependent DNA helicase, coding for MSTAAPSNEIFDKVISFIEYTNQSIFLTGKAGTGKTTLLRKIKETTAKKTVIVAPTGVAAMNAKGVTINSLFQLPPGSFFPGDVSLASLRAGVVSIKNLLTELNYSRERKSLLTELELMIIDEVSMVRCDVIDAVDAILRMVRKNDAPFGGVQLLLIGDLFQLPPVTKREDWDLLSKVYPSPYFFEATVVKQHPLLQVELKTVFRQTEPEFVEILNDIRNNQIGEARLAILNQRFDPDFKQEEGSNHIIITSHNAEANAVNNEKLDELEGQDYIFEGQVDGTLNVQNLPVEQSLRLKIGAQVMFIKNDTGENRKFYNGKIGKIKSIAGEEIYISFPDEEDLLLERASWQSFEYKANENQAIVQQQVGEFYQFPIKLAWAVTIHKSQGLTFDSAIIDAGNSFVSGQVYVALSRVRTLNGLILRSKINKESLRSNLEVLNYMNTGNEGALSELLSSAQERYIIHLFTNVFSFQEVIESLNTVTSDHEIMKSNDAELRSVIGNLNRSEEALQDVSSRFQSQLRQLQKDSGLKDHKTIHARIEAAFNYFSKEINLQVINPLNKQIRGKPKSKSDQKLVHLFQQHRLAAENKLYKMRTATEIAAEASNWEDPHLLMKKIHELLKKKMNTPAAAQNATTIQLF
- a CDS encoding ABC transporter permease, producing MFKLNLKIAFRNIWKNRSASFVNIAGLAFGLAGFILILLYLNYETGYDKWSPKLKNVYKVGVHFRVGAADEWWETMPASFISLIREKSPDVESASITGWGNEVIEHDRQFYYELNARQADSTFFRTFPFTFLQGDINTALDQPKSVVINKKTAVMLFGTEQVLGKTIKLGLKKEIHTITGVWDNEKNRTHFWADVITPLPMPTEEHWGNFSNNSYIRLKEGVDPKVALPKLTRLFMDAKARWSARNANKVINTKGLLTIAEAQAILNEGRDSKTELIYEQVGTVFTSSVFYGKSKTTTMYVLSALAIFLLAIACINFTNLAIAHAGKRAREIGVKKVLGVEKRMLVVQFLFETFLQTTCAFLVGLTLVELLLPYFNSLLGTQLSLFGAGNAFLLFLQVTVVFILVTLCAGLYPAVYFSGFLPVKVLKGNFDRSARGVFIRKVLVVTQFVITCTFIICFAVMFSQLKFMRNKDVGLQRDQVLSVNVQTDRIKEMPADKFEQIRQRLKRIEGVKQVTLSSRSPWGNGGSSGDLNYLGQNLMVQDYYIGFDYFETLGAVLKSGRAFSNATFRADTTHVGSVVNEAMVKALGLKKPIGTVYERGGTNYRILGVVKDFNDHGFETEVKPSHFIVSQRWYQYGNLLISIHAENPQETLKKITEAWTKIEPGLPVRSTWLDESFAKNMKDYQRQGVLMQVFSIATLCIALLGLFALATYNARVRTREIAVRRVLGASTSGILKLLNREFVALVAVANIIAFIIAYILMNKWLNGFAYRIEVPVLLFVLTGFLSLLLTILTVSWQAYKAAMTNPVDALKYE
- a CDS encoding MFS transporter, with product MEQTLPNPNIAAPFSGYQKLVIALLALLQFTIVLDFMVLAPLGDFLMKSLSITPKGFGLVVSAYAFSAGASGILAAGFADKFDRKQLLLFFYTGFIIGTLCCAMSTTYEMLLGARIVTGLFGGVIGAISMTIVTDLFAIHQRGRVMGFVQMAFAASQVLGIPVGLYLANIWGWHAAFFMIVGLAILIGLTILFRVKPIDQHLALQSDKNAFLHLWHAISNRSYQTGFLATAFLSVGGFMLMPFGSAYLINNIKITQAELPVVFMLTGVASIIIMPLIGKLSDKVDKFMIFSAGSVLAVVLILIYTNLSPVPLWEVVVLNMILFMGIMSRMIPATTLTMSVPDMKDRGAFMSVNSSLQQVAGGIAALCAGLIVTQETKSSPLQHYDTLGLVVSVLVLICGIFVYRVSVMVKKKEQQG